Proteins found in one Paenibacillus sp. FSL R10-2782 genomic segment:
- a CDS encoding ABC transporter permease: MNNILPLVQNETLKIIKKKRFYVILLVLLVLVPIFTYAQMKVAENNREKFGNDWRLELRQAITDNQNSLGSDRVPEEWKTYRRVFVQQMQYYLENDVNPNEPSGVTFTREFMDNSINLFVPLLIMAIASDLVSGERTTGTIKMLLTRPVRRWKVLLSKLLTLYMFVSLIILAVFVISYLISGLFFGFRGFNVPVFTGFQIVGSTVDMSAVHSIPQWYYLMLQAGLIWFVSLVVATLAFMVSVLVRSTAASIVVMMAALISGTILTNMASSWQSAKYLFMVNLELTDYLSGSPAPIEGMTLPFSLAVLGIWGGAALIVSFAVFTKRDILN; the protein is encoded by the coding sequence TTGAATAACATTTTACCGCTCGTACAAAATGAAACGCTCAAAATCATCAAGAAGAAACGATTTTATGTCATTTTACTTGTTTTGCTTGTGCTTGTGCCGATTTTTACGTACGCTCAGATGAAGGTGGCGGAAAATAACCGCGAAAAATTCGGCAATGACTGGCGGCTGGAGCTGCGTCAGGCCATTACGGATAACCAAAATTCGCTGGGGAGTGACCGGGTTCCAGAGGAGTGGAAGACCTACAGACGAGTATTTGTTCAACAAATGCAATATTATCTGGAAAATGACGTGAACCCGAATGAGCCAAGTGGCGTAACCTTTACTAGAGAGTTTATGGACAATTCCATTAATTTGTTCGTTCCATTGCTTATTATGGCGATTGCCTCCGATCTGGTTTCAGGAGAACGGACGACGGGCACCATAAAAATGCTGCTGACCCGTCCTGTCAGGCGGTGGAAGGTGCTGCTGAGCAAGCTGCTAACACTGTATATGTTCGTTTCGCTCATCATTTTGGCTGTGTTTGTGATCAGTTATCTTATATCAGGCTTGTTTTTTGGCTTTCGCGGCTTTAATGTTCCGGTATTTACGGGCTTCCAAATTGTTGGATCGACGGTGGATATGTCTGCGGTACATTCGATCCCGCAATGGTATTATCTGATGCTGCAGGCCGGATTGATCTGGTTCGTCAGTCTCGTGGTAGCCACGCTTGCTTTTATGGTTTCTGTGCTGGTACGTAGTACGGCGGCAAGCATTGTGGTGATGATGGCTGCGCTCATTTCAGGCACGATTTTAACGAACATGGCCTCGTCCTGGCAGAGCGCCAAATATTTATTTATGGTTAACCTTGAATTGACCGATTATTTATCAGGAAGCCCTGCCCCGATTGAGGGGATGACCTTGCCGTTTTCTTTGGCTGTACTGGGTATTTGGGGGGGGGCGGCGCTAATTGTTTCATTCGCCGTCTTTACGAAACGGGATATATTGAATTAA
- a CDS encoding RluA family pseudouridine synthase: MTPDELTRHGHAQLNIPVLYEDNHVLAVVKPVNVPTQEDASGDPDLLSLLKEDLKIRHDKPGNVFLGLVHRLDRPVGGAMIFAKTSKAASRLSESVRGRSFRKMYAAVLNGVPAAPQGRLTHHLLKDSRTNTVQAVRPGTTGAKEAILEYQVLGQADGLSLVQIELHTGRSHQIRVQMQAIDCPLYGDQKYGGNLSRPGQQLALWSLLAGAPHPVSKENMSFHSFPPAQFPWSEWPKSLYESMLKAEH; the protein is encoded by the coding sequence ATGACTCCAGATGAACTTACCCGGCACGGGCATGCCCAGCTGAATATCCCTGTTCTATATGAGGACAACCATGTTCTGGCCGTTGTAAAGCCTGTCAACGTTCCGACACAAGAAGACGCCAGCGGTGATCCTGATCTGCTGTCTTTACTCAAGGAAGACCTTAAAATTAGACACGATAAGCCTGGTAATGTCTTTTTAGGACTGGTTCACAGACTGGATCGGCCTGTAGGCGGTGCCATGATCTTTGCCAAGACGTCCAAAGCCGCTTCTCGGCTGTCAGAGTCGGTTCGAGGCCGTAGTTTCCGCAAGATGTATGCAGCGGTTCTAAACGGTGTTCCCGCGGCCCCACAAGGCCGTCTGACCCATCATCTGCTAAAGGACAGTCGCACTAACACGGTCCAGGCAGTTCGTCCCGGTACGACCGGGGCCAAAGAGGCCATTTTAGAGTACCAAGTGCTTGGACAAGCAGATGGTCTCAGTCTTGTACAAATTGAGCTACACACCGGACGCTCGCATCAGATTCGTGTACAGATGCAGGCTATCGACTGTCCTCTATACGGGGATCAAAAATACGGTGGCAACCTGAGCCGCCCAGGTCAACAATTGGCGCTCTGGTCTCTGCTTGCCGGAGCACCGCATCCGGTTAGCAAGGAGAACATGAGCTTCCACTCGTTCCCTCCAGCCCAATTCCCATGGAGTGAGTGGCCCAAATCGCTTTATGAAAGTATGCTCAAAGCTGAGCATTGA
- the parE gene encoding DNA topoisomerase IV subunit B, with protein MVDKIDLSAGASGTQNGALEYGVDDIQVLEGLVAVRKRPGMYIGSTSSSGLHHLVWEIVDNAVDEHLAKFCSRIDITMHKDGSVTVTDNGRGIPTGMHKTGIPTPQVVFTILHAGGKFGGSGYKKSGGLHGVGASVTNALSEWLEVEIYRDGKIHRQRFEYWLDKKGVEHVGEPTTGLEVLGNTNKTGTKITFKPDIRVFQTGIHFNYDTLAERLQEIAFLNSGLRIQLKDERSGKSDEYFYEGGASQFVAFLNEGKDVLHDVIHFNAEKEDVEVEIAIQYNSGYTETIASFVNSIPTRGGGTHETGFKAAYTRVMNDYARRTVMLKEKDKNLEGNDLREGMMAVISVKMAEVEFVGQTKDQLGSASARSMVDAIVSEQMQRFLEENPQVAQTLIKKAVQASRAREAARKARDEMRSGKKRSESSNLNGKLSPAQSKDFTRNELFIVEGDSAGGSAKQGRDSKIQAILPLKGKPMNPEKSKLVDVMKNDEYRAITAAIGAGVGTEFMLEDSNYSKIIIMTDADTDGAHIQVLLLTFFYRYMKELIDAGRIFIAQPPLYKITRKSGKLETVRYAWTDEQLENYLKEFGRNFELQRYKGLGEMNPDQLWETTMNPESRTLLRVQIEDAAKAERRVSTLMGDKVDPRKRWIVENVDFTEYVE; from the coding sequence ATGGTCGACAAAATCGACTTGTCTGCGGGAGCGTCCGGCACTCAGAACGGAGCTTTGGAATATGGCGTGGACGACATTCAAGTGCTCGAAGGGCTTGTGGCAGTTCGCAAACGGCCGGGCATGTATATTGGGAGCACCAGTTCTTCGGGACTACATCATTTGGTATGGGAAATTGTGGACAACGCGGTGGATGAGCATCTTGCCAAGTTTTGCTCCCGCATTGACATTACAATGCATAAGGACGGTTCCGTTACAGTAACAGACAACGGGCGCGGTATTCCTACGGGAATGCACAAAACGGGAATTCCTACACCTCAGGTTGTATTTACCATTTTGCACGCCGGAGGTAAGTTCGGCGGTTCGGGATATAAAAAGTCCGGGGGGCTACACGGTGTGGGCGCGTCAGTAACGAACGCTCTTTCGGAATGGCTTGAAGTGGAAATTTACCGGGACGGCAAGATTCATCGTCAGCGGTTTGAATATTGGCTGGACAAGAAGGGCGTGGAGCATGTCGGGGAACCGACCACAGGCCTTGAAGTGCTGGGCAATACTAACAAGACAGGCACAAAAATTACATTTAAACCGGATATTCGCGTATTTCAGACAGGTATTCATTTTAACTACGATACGTTGGCCGAGCGTCTTCAGGAAATTGCTTTTCTGAACTCGGGTCTTCGTATCCAGCTTAAAGATGAACGGAGCGGGAAATCGGATGAATATTTTTATGAGGGCGGAGCAAGCCAGTTTGTCGCTTTTCTGAATGAAGGCAAGGACGTGCTGCATGACGTCATCCACTTTAACGCGGAGAAGGAAGACGTTGAGGTGGAAATCGCCATTCAGTACAACTCAGGTTATACCGAAACGATTGCTTCGTTTGTCAATTCCATTCCGACACGCGGCGGGGGGACGCATGAAACTGGCTTCAAAGCCGCTTACACCCGTGTCATGAATGACTATGCGCGACGCACGGTAATGCTGAAGGAAAAGGATAAGAATCTGGAAGGCAATGATTTGCGGGAGGGAATGATGGCCGTAATCAGTGTCAAGATGGCCGAGGTTGAATTCGTCGGTCAGACGAAGGATCAGCTAGGCAGCGCCTCCGCACGCAGTATGGTGGATGCTATTGTATCAGAGCAGATGCAGCGTTTTCTGGAGGAAAATCCTCAGGTCGCGCAAACGTTAATCAAAAAGGCAGTACAGGCATCCAGAGCCCGTGAAGCAGCACGTAAGGCCCGTGACGAAATGCGTTCCGGCAAGAAACGCAGTGAAAGCTCTAATCTGAACGGCAAGCTATCGCCTGCGCAGTCCAAGGATTTTACACGAAATGAGCTGTTTATCGTGGAAGGTGATTCGGCTGGAGGATCGGCGAAGCAGGGACGGGATTCCAAAATTCAGGCTATTTTGCCATTGAAGGGTAAGCCGATGAACCCGGAGAAATCCAAGCTGGTCGATGTTATGAAAAATGATGAGTACCGCGCGATTACAGCAGCAATCGGGGCGGGGGTAGGAACAGAGTTTATGCTGGAAGACAGCAATTATTCCAAAATCATCATTATGACGGATGCGGATACGGATGGCGCTCACATTCAAGTGTTGCTGCTAACATTCTTTTATCGGTATATGAAAGAGCTGATTGATGCGGGACGCATATTTATTGCTCAACCCCCATTGTATAAGATAACCCGTAAGTCGGGTAAGCTCGAAACAGTACGCTATGCCTGGACTGACGAGCAGCTTGAAAATTACTTAAAGGAATTTGGGCGGAATTTTGAGCTTCAACGCTATAAAGGACTCGGGGAGATGAACCCGGATCAGCTATGGGAAACGACGATGAATCCCGAGTCACGTACCTTGCTTCGCGTCCAGATTGAGGATGCAGCCAAGGCTGAACGCCGTGTGTCCACACTGATGGGAGACAAGGTTGATCCGCGCAAGCGCTGGATTGTGGAAAACGTAGATTTTACGGAGTATGTAGAGTAG
- a CDS encoding class I SAM-dependent methyltransferase produces the protein MYVAQEWKDYEVVDTGGGEKLERWGDIVLRRPDPQIIWPLSQETAEWRDVHGHYHRSSSGGGSWDMKKPTPERWTISYGPLKFHIKPTSFKHTGLFPEQAANWRWMMDKIKGAGRPISVLNLFAYTGGATTAAAYAGASVVHVDAAKGMVQWAKENVQLSGLADRPVRFITDDVFKFVQREQRRGNRYDAIIMDPPSYGRGPNGETWKLEESLYPFLESCMSIISDQPLFMLINSYTTGISPTVLRNMLSMTMQQKYGGQISAGEIGLPITRSGLNLPCGILGRWEA, from the coding sequence ATGTATGTAGCACAAGAATGGAAAGATTATGAAGTAGTGGATACAGGCGGCGGCGAAAAGCTGGAGCGTTGGGGCGATATTGTCCTGCGGCGGCCTGATCCGCAAATTATATGGCCGTTGTCCCAGGAAACAGCCGAGTGGCGCGATGTTCATGGACATTACCACCGTAGTTCCTCTGGGGGGGGTAGCTGGGATATGAAAAAGCCTACTCCCGAACGCTGGACGATCAGCTACGGGCCGCTTAAATTCCACATTAAACCGACCAGCTTCAAGCATACCGGTCTTTTTCCGGAGCAAGCTGCGAACTGGAGATGGATGATGGATAAAATTAAAGGCGCTGGCAGACCGATTTCGGTACTGAACCTGTTCGCCTACACAGGGGGAGCCACTACTGCCGCAGCATATGCCGGGGCCAGTGTAGTTCACGTGGACGCCGCCAAGGGCATGGTACAGTGGGCGAAGGAGAACGTGCAATTGTCCGGCTTGGCCGACCGTCCGGTACGCTTCATTACGGACGACGTGTTCAAATTCGTGCAACGTGAACAACGCCGGGGAAACCGATATGATGCGATCATTATGGACCCTCCTTCCTACGGGCGCGGACCCAACGGAGAAACATGGAAGCTGGAAGAAAGCCTGTATCCGTTTCTGGAATCCTGCATGAGCATCATTTCCGATCAACCGTTGTTCATGCTGATTAACTCTTATACCACAGGGATTTCGCCTACCGTACTGCGCAACATGCTGAGTATGACGATGCAACAAAAGTATGGCGGTCAAATCAGCGCTGGTGAAATCGGATTGCCGATTACCCGCTCGGGGCTGAATCTGCCTTGTGGTATTCTCGGACGCTGGGAGGCTTAA
- a CDS encoding DHA2 family efflux MFS transporter permease subunit, with amino-acid sequence MTLPGNVRRAPIVAALLIGAFVAILNQTLISVALPKMMSDLNVDANVAQWLSTGFMLVNGVLIPVTAFLIARFSTRKLFISAMIIFSIGTLLCAIAPSFSILLIGRLIQAAGAGIMMPLMMVVILNIYPIERRGRAMGTLGIAMGFAPAIGPTLSGYIVQHYDWRVLFWIILPISVISIVIGFIFLKNVTEQSKPKLDIPGIILSTLGFGGLLYGFSDAGTSGWGSIPVLSTLIVGTIALILFIVRQLKVDEPMLEFRIFKYDVYSLTTIINVIVTMALYAGMILLPIYLQNIRGFSPLESGMLMLPGAILMGVMSPVTGAIFDRIGARWLSVIGLLILAVTTWEFTRLTETTTYMTLLANYTVRMFGMSLLMMPIQTAGLNQLPQRLNAHGTAMSNTLRMISGSIGTAILVTVMSTQSSNRLTNIVVSEGLSVTNKAEMLAAGNQATIYGINSAFIIATLLSVTALILAFFIKNTNAQNALPRQQLVNSKKGQSVVSSS; translated from the coding sequence ATGACACTACCAGGTAATGTACGCAGAGCACCCATTGTGGCCGCTCTGTTGATTGGCGCGTTTGTTGCGATTTTAAACCAGACGTTGATAAGTGTGGCTTTACCGAAAATGATGAGTGATCTGAATGTAGATGCCAATGTGGCTCAGTGGCTTAGTACGGGCTTTATGCTCGTGAACGGGGTATTGATCCCAGTGACCGCATTTTTGATTGCGCGTTTTTCCACTCGTAAATTGTTTATTAGTGCGATGATTATCTTTTCAATCGGCACGCTGTTGTGCGCTATTGCGCCGAGCTTTAGCATATTGCTGATCGGACGTCTCATTCAGGCCGCGGGTGCGGGTATTATGATGCCTTTAATGATGGTCGTTATCTTGAACATCTACCCAATTGAGCGTCGTGGCCGGGCGATGGGAACACTGGGGATTGCGATGGGTTTTGCTCCAGCCATTGGACCAACCTTATCTGGTTATATAGTCCAGCATTACGACTGGCGGGTACTGTTCTGGATCATCCTGCCGATTTCAGTGATTTCGATTGTGATCGGATTTATTTTTCTGAAAAATGTAACGGAGCAGTCCAAGCCTAAGTTGGACATTCCCGGCATCATTTTGTCTACGCTCGGTTTCGGTGGACTGTTATATGGCTTTAGTGATGCAGGAACATCGGGCTGGGGAAGTATTCCGGTCCTGTCTACGCTTATTGTGGGGACGATCGCGCTGATTCTGTTTATTGTTCGCCAGCTGAAGGTTGATGAACCTATGCTGGAGTTCCGTATCTTCAAATATGATGTGTATAGCTTGACGACAATCATTAATGTCATTGTGACGATGGCTTTGTACGCCGGTATGATATTACTGCCGATTTATTTGCAAAATATTCGCGGCTTTTCACCGCTTGAGTCCGGTATGCTGATGTTGCCGGGGGCGATTCTGATGGGGGTGATGTCTCCTGTAACCGGGGCTATTTTTGACCGGATCGGAGCACGATGGTTGTCTGTGATCGGTTTATTGATCCTGGCTGTGACGACTTGGGAGTTCACACGCTTGACCGAGACAACGACCTACATGACGCTGCTGGCTAATTATACGGTTCGGATGTTCGGGATGTCATTGCTGATGATGCCGATCCAAACGGCCGGGTTAAACCAGCTTCCGCAACGATTGAATGCGCATGGTACTGCGATGAGTAATACACTGCGTATGATTTCCGGTTCAATCGGAACAGCAATTCTGGTGACGGTGATGTCGACTCAAAGCAGCAACCGTCTGACGAATATTGTTGTATCTGAGGGATTATCTGTTACAAATAAAGCAGAGATGCTGGCAGCAGGCAACCAGGCTACGATTTATGGTATCAACTCAGCCTTTATCATTGCGACGCTGTTGAGTGTGACGGCCCTGATTTTGGCATTTTTCATCAAGAATACGAATGCTCAAAACGCTCTGCCCCGTCAGCAGTTGGTGAACAGCAAGAAAGGGCAGTCTGTGGTCTCCTCGTCATAA
- a CDS encoding MarR family transcriptional regulator, whose protein sequence is MQTTEFAKIWSRMAKDYKVHMEQQLAPSLTEAQLTVLEVLNDYGRMKPSQLIPYLATTPAAVTMLLDRMERNRLVTRFRDVKDRRIVWIVISDQGREEAERGLQIRDDFLGSVLNRISQHNQNLLVYLLGKITTKTKTSASVNETKAVKEQMERAE, encoded by the coding sequence ATGCAAACGACCGAATTTGCGAAAATCTGGTCCAGAATGGCTAAGGATTACAAGGTTCATATGGAGCAGCAGTTGGCTCCATCATTAACTGAGGCTCAGCTTACGGTGCTGGAGGTTCTGAACGATTACGGCCGCATGAAACCGTCTCAACTGATCCCGTACCTCGCAACCACACCTGCGGCCGTTACGATGCTGCTAGACCGGATGGAGCGGAATCGCCTGGTCACCCGCTTTAGAGACGTAAAGGATCGCAGAATCGTATGGATTGTCATTTCGGATCAAGGAAGAGAAGAAGCGGAGCGTGGATTGCAAATAAGGGATGATTTTCTGGGTTCTGTACTAAACCGCATTTCGCAGCATAATCAAAATTTGCTGGTTTATTTGTTAGGTAAAATCACCACAAAAACGAAAACTTCTGCATCGGTAAACGAGACAAAGGCAGTAAAGGAACAAATGGAGCGAGCGGAGTAA
- the gyrA gene encoding DNA gyrase subunit A has protein sequence MSLSEQFLPAFLEEVVGDRFGRYSKYIIQDRAIPDVRDGLKPVQRRILYSMYDSGNTPDKAYRKSAKTVGDVMGNYHPHGDSSIYDGMVRMAQPWKMSHVLVDGHGNWGSQDDDPAAAMRYTEARLSPIAMEMLRDIEKRTVLFKDNFDNSAKEPVVLPSRYPNLLVNGSSGISAGFATEIPTHSLREVIDASIAVMEKPDIELEEIMTFIKGPDFPTGGLIMGGEGIKDAYRTGKGRIYIRSKTEIQSLRGGKQQLVITEIPYQIVKSRLVTAMENIRLEKKVEGIAEVRDESGRNGLRIVVELKKEADAEGILAYLLKKTDLQVAYNFNMVAIVNKAPHQLGLKSILEAYIAHQREVVTHRIQFELEKAEDRAHVLEGLVKALNILDEVIAAIKASKNRQDAQNNLQWMFGFSERQADSILTLQLYRLTNLEITTLEKELNEIQKKITQYRSILESDRKLISLIRKELLEIREKYGIDRRSDIQGEVEEIKVNLEVMVGAEDVLLTLSKDGYVKRTGMLSFTRSGGERSASGVKEGDYVTQLLDVNTLDVLLVFTQRGQYFLLPVHQVPEYKWKEPGTPIVNVIPLTKDDRIVSVIPIKNMEEIGKSLVFVTKKGQVKRTELKEYATKRSSAVAACKVAGDDEVLSVTLSDGTRDIMLITRAGMSIRFKEQEVNAMGRVSAGVKGIQLAEGDEIVAALWVEEDEGEVLVLTESGYGKRTLLLDYPAQGRGGKGITTFEFKEGKRVRSNGTRIVAAFYCREAIQLFAITADGQTMSFLSEKAPLTDRKDTGKLLAPVEKKDEIVNVLLRSESQTSRSIE, from the coding sequence ATGAGCTTATCGGAGCAATTTTTGCCAGCTTTTCTGGAGGAAGTGGTCGGTGACCGATTTGGCCGATATTCCAAATATATTATTCAGGATCGGGCGATACCGGATGTGCGAGATGGATTAAAGCCTGTACAGCGCCGGATTCTGTACTCCATGTACGATTCCGGCAACACACCGGATAAAGCTTATCGGAAATCTGCCAAAACCGTCGGGGATGTTATGGGTAATTATCACCCCCACGGTGACTCGTCGATTTACGATGGTATGGTGCGGATGGCGCAGCCTTGGAAAATGAGTCACGTACTGGTGGACGGTCACGGCAACTGGGGTTCCCAGGACGATGATCCGGCGGCAGCTATGCGGTACACGGAGGCCCGTCTCTCTCCTATCGCGATGGAAATGCTGCGTGACATTGAAAAACGAACGGTTTTATTCAAGGATAACTTTGATAACTCGGCCAAGGAGCCGGTTGTATTGCCATCCCGTTATCCGAATCTGCTAGTAAACGGCTCCAGTGGGATTTCGGCCGGATTTGCGACTGAAATTCCGACGCACAGCTTACGCGAGGTCATTGACGCCAGCATTGCCGTGATGGAAAAGCCGGATATTGAGCTGGAAGAGATTATGACCTTTATTAAAGGCCCAGATTTCCCGACTGGCGGGCTGATTATGGGTGGCGAAGGAATTAAAGACGCTTATCGTACAGGCAAAGGACGTATTTATATCCGTTCCAAAACGGAAATACAGTCTTTGCGCGGAGGTAAGCAGCAACTGGTGATTACGGAGATTCCATATCAGATTGTTAAATCAAGGCTCGTAACCGCCATGGAGAATATCCGTCTGGAGAAAAAGGTGGAAGGGATTGCTGAGGTTCGTGACGAGAGTGGACGGAACGGTCTGCGAATTGTGGTGGAACTGAAGAAGGAAGCCGATGCGGAAGGGATTTTGGCATATCTGCTGAAAAAAACCGACCTTCAGGTGGCATACAACTTCAACATGGTAGCCATTGTGAACAAAGCGCCGCATCAGCTTGGTTTGAAGTCGATTTTGGAAGCGTATATCGCCCATCAGCGTGAGGTTGTCACGCACCGTATCCAGTTTGAGCTGGAAAAAGCGGAGGATCGTGCCCATGTGTTGGAAGGTTTGGTCAAGGCGCTTAACATTCTGGATGAGGTCATTGCGGCCATTAAAGCTTCCAAAAATCGCCAGGACGCGCAAAATAATTTGCAATGGATGTTTGGCTTTAGCGAACGTCAGGCAGATTCTATTTTGACCTTGCAGTTGTACCGTCTCACAAATCTCGAAATCACTACGCTGGAAAAGGAATTAAATGAAATCCAGAAAAAGATTACACAGTACCGTTCTATCTTGGAAAGTGATCGCAAACTGATCAGCTTGATCCGCAAAGAATTGTTGGAAATTCGTGAAAAGTACGGCATTGACCGCCGTTCAGACATACAGGGTGAAGTTGAAGAGATTAAGGTGAATCTGGAAGTCATGGTTGGGGCAGAGGATGTATTGCTGACTCTTTCCAAAGACGGCTATGTGAAGCGTACAGGTATGCTGTCCTTCACCCGTTCCGGTGGGGAGCGCTCAGCTTCTGGCGTTAAGGAAGGGGATTATGTCACCCAGTTGCTTGATGTCAACACACTTGATGTGCTGCTCGTCTTCACTCAGCGCGGACAATATTTCTTATTGCCTGTGCATCAGGTGCCAGAGTATAAGTGGAAAGAGCCGGGAACTCCGATTGTTAACGTCATTCCTTTAACCAAGGATGATCGGATCGTGAGTGTCATTCCGATCAAAAACATGGAGGAAATCGGCAAAAGTCTGGTGTTTGTAACGAAGAAGGGTCAAGTGAAGCGAACCGAGCTGAAAGAATATGCTACGAAACGCTCCAGTGCTGTAGCGGCCTGCAAAGTAGCAGGAGATGATGAGGTATTATCGGTGACGCTAAGCGACGGCACCCGGGATATTATGTTGATTACCCGTGCGGGGATGAGCATACGCTTCAAGGAACAAGAGGTTAATGCGATGGGCCGCGTCTCGGCTGGTGTGAAAGGTATACAGCTGGCAGAAGGCGATGAAATTGTTGCAGCGCTGTGGGTGGAAGAGGATGAAGGAGAAGTGCTGGTACTGACCGAATCCGGTTATGGCAAGCGTACGCTTCTGCTGGATTATCCTGCTCAGGGACGAGGCGGTAAAGGAATCACCACCTTTGAATTCAAGGAAGGCAAACGGGTACGTTCGAACGGAACTCGGATTGTGGCTGCCTTCTATTGCCGTGAAGCTATTCAATTGTTTGCGATCACTGCAGATGGACAGACGATGTCCTTCCTTTCGGAAAAAGCTCCTTTGACTGACCGCAAGGATACAGGCAAGCTGCTGGCTCCTGTGGAGAAGAAGGACGAAATTGTGAATGTGCTGCTGCGTAGTGAGTCGCAGACTTCCCGGTCCATAGAATAA
- a CDS encoding MarR family transcriptional regulator — MSDREEDRLEVYRIIQSVREVNKTIFYAFWNEEQHLELTAVQHMALAILNKRPNIGLSELADIAHMGCSSMSGVVDRLTKAGYIARGRHEHDRRSLVLTLTPEGKDIMQKVDVMWMERVLPILDIPKEHLDMVLDIHKQMIMKLTPKGMNQLEQSSNDTTR, encoded by the coding sequence GTGAGTGACAGAGAGGAAGACAGACTTGAGGTGTACCGGATTATTCAGTCGGTAAGGGAGGTTAACAAAACGATATTTTATGCCTTCTGGAATGAGGAGCAGCATTTGGAACTGACAGCCGTTCAGCACATGGCTTTGGCGATTCTGAATAAACGACCCAATATCGGGTTATCCGAGCTGGCAGACATAGCCCATATGGGGTGTAGCTCCATGAGCGGGGTGGTTGACCGCTTGACCAAGGCAGGATATATCGCTCGCGGACGGCATGAGCATGATCGCAGATCCTTAGTGCTGACGCTTACCCCGGAAGGAAAAGACATCATGCAAAAAGTAGACGTCATGTGGATGGAGCGCGTCTTGCCCATTCTGGACATCCCGAAGGAGCATCTGGACATGGTTCTGGATATCCATAAACAAATGATAATGAAATTGACACCGAAGGGAATGAATCAACTTGAGCAGTCCTCAAATGACACTACCAGGTAA